In Polynucleobacter arcticus, the following proteins share a genomic window:
- a CDS encoding ABC transporter ATP-binding protein, whose amino-acid sequence MPIQIDLECASGELHALVGPSGSGKTTVLRTIAGLRQASSGKIECDSEIWFENQAFSSSKKSLSAAQRSCGFLFQQYALFPHLNAIENVCIPLQNSGSNSNKRKSIAREWLEQMGISDLAERMPHQLSGGQQQRVALARALARQPKVLLLDEPFSAIDAPTRQSLYKTLADLRKDLNIPILLVTHDLREADLLADRITVIDQGIGLQTAPPKILFQKPRNSRVAELVGISNMFHGVFDSGKLSWDDCEHVFSVTDKGKIPPNSRVAWVVPQSGLSVHINPSTISVQATVEKISSLGQIAVIQFSIANSINTIEWEASSAEVKRLQLKLDSQMHLEIDSSQIHIMPLRLINDPRRFQGSTLAGA is encoded by the coding sequence ATGCCAATTCAAATAGATTTGGAATGCGCATCCGGCGAGTTACACGCCCTAGTGGGCCCCTCGGGGAGTGGAAAAACCACTGTACTAAGAACTATTGCCGGCCTACGACAGGCTAGCTCTGGAAAAATTGAGTGCGACTCGGAAATTTGGTTTGAGAATCAGGCCTTTAGTAGCTCTAAAAAATCTCTTTCAGCGGCTCAACGCTCTTGCGGATTCTTGTTTCAGCAATACGCCCTTTTCCCTCACCTCAATGCCATAGAAAATGTTTGTATCCCATTGCAAAATTCTGGTTCAAACTCAAACAAGCGAAAAAGTATTGCCCGCGAGTGGTTGGAGCAAATGGGGATCAGTGATTTAGCTGAACGTATGCCGCACCAGTTGTCGGGAGGACAACAGCAACGCGTTGCGCTTGCAAGAGCATTAGCAAGACAACCTAAGGTTCTTTTGCTCGATGAACCCTTCTCTGCTATTGATGCCCCAACAAGACAAAGTCTTTATAAAACATTAGCGGACTTACGTAAGGATTTGAATATTCCTATCCTGCTAGTAACCCATGACTTGAGAGAGGCTGATTTACTAGCTGATCGAATCACTGTGATTGATCAAGGGATTGGCCTACAAACAGCGCCACCAAAGATCCTATTCCAAAAACCACGAAACTCACGCGTGGCCGAGCTAGTTGGAATCAGCAATATGTTTCACGGAGTTTTTGATTCCGGAAAGCTCAGTTGGGATGATTGCGAACATGTATTTAGCGTAACGGATAAGGGGAAGATTCCTCCTAATTCGCGTGTTGCCTGGGTGGTGCCGCAAAGTGGTTTAAGTGTCCATATCAACCCTTCCACGATCAGCGTACAGGCCACAGTGGAAAAGATTAGCAGTCTTGGTCAAATTGCCGTCATACAGTTCAGCATAGCCAATAGTATCAACACCATCGAGTGGGAGGCCTCTTCTGCAGAAGTCAAACGTCTTCAGCTAAAACTTGACAGTCAAATGCATCTCGAGATTGACAGCAGTCAAATTCACATCATGCCGCTGAGGTTAATTAATGATCCTCGAAGATTTCAGGGGTCAACGCTTGCGGGCGCTTAA
- the modB gene encoding molybdate ABC transporter permease subunit, with the protein MLDYGPITLSLKLAFWTVALILPFGIWVAHKLISLHRSRPWIEAALALPLVLPPTVLGYYFLVGFGGESFFGIPLVFSFYGILLASLIVNLPFAIQPIQRAFEAINPEIREAAQVSGLSHWQIFRLIELPLAWRGITSAAVLTFAHTLGEFGVVLMVGGAIPGETKTVSISIYDKVQSFDTAGAGALSLLLLGTSLVAIAISYGLFGRSITASPRGRA; encoded by the coding sequence TTGCTAGATTACGGCCCCATCACCCTATCTTTAAAGCTGGCCTTTTGGACCGTTGCCCTCATTTTGCCCTTTGGAATTTGGGTTGCCCATAAGCTGATTAGCCTACATCGAAGCCGCCCATGGATTGAGGCAGCCTTGGCCTTACCCCTTGTTTTGCCGCCTACAGTTTTGGGCTATTATTTTTTGGTGGGCTTTGGGGGCGAGAGTTTCTTTGGTATTCCCTTGGTTTTCTCCTTCTACGGCATTCTGCTCGCGTCCTTAATAGTGAACCTTCCTTTTGCCATTCAGCCGATTCAGAGAGCATTTGAAGCAATCAATCCTGAAATTAGAGAAGCCGCCCAGGTGAGTGGCTTAAGTCATTGGCAAATATTTCGACTCATTGAGCTACCCTTAGCTTGGCGGGGAATTACTAGCGCTGCCGTTCTCACCTTTGCCCACACTCTTGGTGAATTTGGTGTGGTCCTCATGGTTGGAGGCGCGATACCTGGGGAGACAAAGACGGTTTCAATCTCCATTTATGACAAAGTACAAAGCTTTGATACAGCTGGCGCTGGCGCCCTCTCATTACTTTTACTGGGTACCTCATTAGTAGCCATCGCCATTTCTTATGGACTATTTGGGCGCTCTATTACCGCCAGTCCAAGAGGCAGGGCGTAA
- a CDS encoding thiosulfate oxidation carrier protein SoxY translates to MDRNRRNIIKSSVLFSALASIGMITPAQAAEWNTAAFNAKTVEEVLKSLGVLSPENSNDIVLKVPDLVETSAVVPIIAQSKIRVQQFAILVDKNPSVLAAQLFIPQGTEPFVRMNVKMAQSSNVILLAQSSNKWFMTSTAVKVTLGGCG, encoded by the coding sequence ATGGATCGTAATCGTCGAAATATTATCAAGTCTTCAGTGTTATTTAGTGCATTGGCATCGATTGGTATGATTACTCCCGCCCAAGCTGCAGAATGGAATACCGCTGCCTTTAATGCCAAAACAGTTGAAGAAGTGTTGAAGTCACTCGGCGTTCTTTCCCCCGAAAACTCAAATGATATTGTGTTGAAAGTGCCGGATTTGGTTGAGACAAGTGCTGTTGTCCCAATTATTGCTCAGTCAAAAATAAGAGTGCAGCAATTTGCAATCCTGGTGGATAAGAATCCAAGTGTTCTTGCAGCACAACTCTTCATACCCCAAGGAACCGAGCCATTCGTAAGAATGAATGTCAAGATGGCGCAGTCATCAAATGTCATTCTTTTGGCTCAATCATCAAACAAGTGGTTTATGACAAGCACTGCAGTTAAGGTAACTCTTGGCGGCTGCGGATAG
- the soxZ gene encoding thiosulfate oxidation carrier complex protein SoxZ codes for MGEPSKMRISETDGIVDVRILMKHDMESGQRKGTDGKNIPPWFINTVIVKAQGKEVFSANFGAAVSKDPFLNFKYKGSKSDKISVSWTDNRGDKRTDEFPAA; via the coding sequence ATGGGTGAACCATCTAAAATGCGTATCAGCGAGACTGATGGCATCGTTGATGTGCGAATTTTGATGAAGCATGATATGGAATCAGGCCAGAGAAAGGGTACTGATGGAAAAAATATACCTCCATGGTTCATTAATACCGTCATAGTTAAGGCACAAGGTAAAGAGGTTTTTTCTGCCAACTTTGGCGCTGCAGTTTCCAAAGATCCTTTTCTTAACTTCAAGTACAAGGGCAGCAAGAGTGACAAAATCTCAGTAAGCTGGACCGACAATCGCGGTGATAAACGGACTGATGAGTTTCCTGCTGCTTAA
- a CDS encoding YeeE/YedE family protein, translated as MTPEHFILFATLGLTMLLGAVLQRTGFCTMGAIADIFLISRLDRIRQWALAIGISIISVSIFSGLGIIDSTKSIYANAKVMYLSVLLGSILFGCGMVLASGCGAKTLIRIGGGNLKSLVVFIVMSLVAYMTLRGFLGVIRVDFLDSVFFTLSGPQDLPSVLSSTFEVSRPVMHLSLGLLIGGGLILFALLSKSFWTFNNLLAGLTVGFSISLMWLISGYLGYIQEDPNTLQEAFLLTNSGKMESLSFVGPYAYAIDWLMFYSDASRVLTIGIVAVLGLTLGSALYAIQARTFRWESFSSVEDTANHLVGASFMGFGGIAALGCTFGQGLSGISTLAISSFLAIIGFFVGAYLALHYLQARLALKPCS; from the coding sequence ATGACCCCCGAGCACTTTATTTTATTCGCTACTCTTGGCCTCACCATGTTGCTGGGTGCAGTATTACAAAGGACTGGCTTTTGCACCATGGGGGCGATAGCTGATATTTTTTTAATATCACGCCTAGACAGAATTAGGCAATGGGCTCTAGCAATTGGCATATCAATCATTAGCGTGTCAATTTTTTCTGGCTTAGGAATTATTGATTCCACAAAGTCTATCTATGCCAACGCTAAGGTGATGTATCTGTCTGTATTGTTGGGTAGTATTCTATTTGGATGTGGCATGGTTCTCGCATCAGGCTGCGGAGCAAAAACACTGATTCGTATTGGTGGGGGCAATCTAAAATCTTTGGTAGTTTTTATTGTGATGAGCTTAGTAGCCTATATGACCCTGCGGGGATTTTTAGGTGTAATTCGTGTTGATTTCTTGGATTCAGTCTTCTTTACCTTATCAGGGCCGCAGGACTTACCGAGTGTTTTATCTTCTACGTTTGAAGTGAGTCGTCCTGTAATGCACTTGTCCTTAGGCTTGCTAATTGGTGGCGGACTCATCTTATTTGCATTGCTCAGTAAATCATTCTGGACTTTCAATAACCTTTTGGCAGGTTTAACTGTTGGTTTTTCGATTAGTTTGATGTGGCTTATCTCTGGGTATCTTGGCTATATTCAGGAAGATCCAAACACTCTACAAGAAGCTTTCTTACTAACCAATTCCGGGAAGATGGAAAGTCTTTCCTTTGTTGGTCCATATGCATATGCTATTGATTGGTTGATGTTTTATAGCGATGCTTCCAGAGTTCTTACCATCGGCATCGTTGCTGTTTTGGGTTTGACCTTGGGTTCTGCGCTATACGCAATCCAAGCTAGAACTTTTCGATGGGAGTCCTTTTCGAGTGTTGAGGATACCGCCAACCACCTGGTGGGCGCATCGTTCATGGGCTTTGGAGGTATAGCTGCTTTGGGCTGTACTTTTGGTCAAGGTTTAAGTGGTATCTCCACCCTCGCTATCAGCTCCTTTTTGGCAATAATCGGCTTTTTTGTTGGCGCCTATTTAGCATTGCATTACCTTCAAGCACGCCTTGCCCTAAAACCCTGTAGTTAG
- a CDS encoding YeeE/YedE family protein: protein MQINWLAFTPGPAFFGGILLGIAAALFVILHGRILGISGIVSGLLSPKEGDVHWRLSILLGLLSAPFWASLLFDLHTVTVIDADWMVIIVAGLLVGFGAQYGSGCTSGHGICGLSRLSPRSLVATACFMSAGFLMVFVTRHILGF from the coding sequence ATGCAGATTAATTGGTTAGCTTTTACTCCAGGCCCCGCATTTTTTGGCGGGATATTACTGGGAATTGCGGCAGCATTATTTGTCATTTTGCATGGCCGTATTTTAGGTATTAGCGGAATCGTATCTGGCTTGCTTTCACCAAAAGAGGGTGATGTCCATTGGCGCCTCAGTATTTTATTGGGATTGCTAAGTGCACCGTTTTGGGCAAGCTTGTTATTTGACCTTCATACAGTAACTGTTATTGATGCTGATTGGATGGTCATTATTGTTGCTGGCTTGTTGGTGGGATTTGGGGCGCAATACGGTTCAGGCTGTACTAGTGGTCATGGTATATGTGGCTTATCTCGTCTATCCCCAAGATCTTTAGTTGCAACTGCATGTTTCATGAGCGCTGGTTTTTTAATGGTGTTTGTGACTCGCCATATATTGGGTTTTTAA
- a CDS encoding DUF6691 family protein — translation MRRHFQFYSQYLIGVLFGLGLIISGMSNPEKVLSFLDITGAWDPSLIFVMVGAIVVGLGGFYLVSKRSKAFFGGALHIPTRTAVSRPLVIGSLIFGAGWGIAGFCPGPAIVALGAGHLKALIFVLAMLAGMALCNRFFTGHKNLV, via the coding sequence ATGAGAAGACATTTCCAGTTTTATAGTCAATATCTGATTGGCGTCTTATTTGGACTTGGCCTCATCATCTCCGGGATGAGCAATCCAGAGAAGGTCCTGAGTTTTTTGGATATCACTGGCGCCTGGGATCCATCCTTGATATTTGTCATGGTCGGAGCGATTGTTGTTGGTCTTGGCGGCTTTTATTTGGTCTCTAAGCGCTCTAAAGCCTTCTTCGGTGGCGCCCTCCATATTCCGACAAGAACAGCTGTTTCTAGGCCCCTCGTGATTGGTAGTCTGATTTTTGGTGCTGGGTGGGGTATTGCTGGTTTCTGCCCAGGCCCTGCAATTGTTGCTCTTGGAGCCGGCCATCTGAAAGCGCTTATTTTTGTATTGGCTATGTTAGCTGGTATGGCTTTATGCAACCGCTTCTTTACAGGTCACAAAAATTTAGTCTGA
- a CDS encoding TIGR01244 family sulfur transferase, whose protein sequence is MSLPIACHTDQFGTLGQIGPSHLAEIVEQGYKSVINNRPDFEGGPDQPTSAQIQAQALALGLNYAFLPVVSGALTPDQVVEMAHLLKTMPGPILAFCRSGARSTNLYHLAQQVR, encoded by the coding sequence ATGAGTCTTCCTATTGCTTGCCACACCGATCAATTCGGTACCCTGGGTCAGATTGGCCCAAGCCATTTAGCTGAGATTGTCGAACAAGGTTATAAAAGCGTAATTAATAATCGCCCTGATTTTGAAGGCGGCCCTGATCAGCCTACTAGCGCTCAAATACAGGCGCAAGCATTAGCACTTGGCTTGAACTACGCCTTTTTGCCGGTAGTCTCTGGGGCACTCACACCTGATCAAGTCGTTGAAATGGCGCACTTACTTAAAACTATGCCTGGGCCAATTTTAGCTTTCTGTCGTTCGGGTGCTCGCTCTACCAACCTATATCATCTGGCTCAGCAAGTTCGCTAA
- the mnmH gene encoding tRNA 2-selenouridine(34) synthase MnmH, with protein MQPINPHLLSLEKLSSSLHEFSAIIDVRSPAEFALDHIPGAINLPVLNNEERIEIGTLYKQVSPFAAKKLGAAYVSRNIAYHLENSLIDFPREWRPLVYCWRGGERSGAFTHILNRIGWKALQLQSGYQGFRRVVIDGLDQAAKQFSFQVVAGMTGSGKTRILQEIGALGEQILDLEGLAIHRGSVLGNEPNIEQPSQKGFETNLWNALNSLDPSKIVYVESESKKVGGLHIPDSLMERIREGQSIELRSSTNTRVAWLLREYHHFLSNPESFKEKLGLLTSRYGKDQITKWHTSIDAGEFGSLVEELLVMHYDPSYQSSIIRNFPSYREDHFVELRDDSDEAFALAAKNLITKVNT; from the coding sequence TTGCAGCCCATTAATCCACACCTACTGAGCCTGGAGAAGCTGTCTTCATCATTACATGAATTTAGCGCGATCATTGATGTTCGTTCTCCTGCAGAGTTTGCCTTAGACCACATTCCTGGCGCCATTAACCTCCCCGTTTTAAATAATGAAGAGCGTATTGAGATTGGCACCTTGTATAAACAAGTCTCCCCATTTGCTGCTAAGAAATTGGGCGCTGCCTATGTATCTCGCAACATTGCTTACCACTTGGAAAATTCACTCATCGACTTTCCAAGAGAGTGGCGCCCCCTGGTTTACTGTTGGCGTGGGGGAGAGCGCAGTGGAGCCTTTACTCATATCCTCAATCGTATTGGCTGGAAAGCATTACAGCTACAAAGTGGTTATCAAGGCTTCCGGCGTGTTGTGATTGATGGCCTTGACCAGGCAGCCAAACAATTTTCCTTTCAGGTTGTAGCTGGAATGACTGGTAGCGGAAAGACTCGAATTCTTCAGGAGATTGGAGCCCTTGGTGAGCAGATCTTGGATCTTGAAGGTTTAGCAATTCATCGTGGGTCTGTTCTTGGAAATGAGCCGAATATTGAACAGCCCTCACAAAAGGGGTTTGAAACCAATCTCTGGAATGCACTGAATTCTCTCGATCCCTCTAAGATTGTGTATGTTGAATCTGAAAGTAAGAAGGTGGGGGGATTGCACATACCCGATTCCTTAATGGAGCGAATTCGTGAGGGCCAATCCATAGAACTTCGCTCTAGTACCAACACACGCGTCGCTTGGTTATTGCGTGAATATCATCACTTCTTGTCCAATCCCGAAAGCTTTAAAGAAAAGTTAGGCTTATTGACCTCTCGATATGGCAAGGATCAAATTACCAAATGGCATACGTCAATTGATGCAGGTGAGTTTGGTAGTTTGGTCGAAGAGCTGCTGGTGATGCATTACGACCCATCGTATCAATCTTCAATTATTCGTAATTTTCCCAGCTATCGCGAAGATCACTTTGTAGAACTTCGTGATGATAGCGATGAAGCCTTTGCACTCGCAGCAAAGAACCTCATCACCAAGGTAAATACTTAA
- a CDS encoding acyl-CoA dehydrogenase, which produces MSKASFNWADPLLLDTQLTEDERMVRDAAAEYAQGRLMPRIHDAFRNETTDPAIFREMGELGLLGITIPEEYGGANLNYVSYGLIAREIERVDSGYRSMLSVQSSLVMVPINEFGSEAQKQKYLPKLATGEWIGCFGLTEPNYGSDAGGMITRAKKVPGGFSLTGSKMWISNSPIADVFVVWAKNDEGLIRGFILEKGMKGLSAPKISGKMGLRASITGEIVMDEVFVPAENEFPEITGLKGPFTCLNSARYGIAWGTLGAAEWCWYAARQYTMDRKQFDRPLAANQLIQKKLADMQTEITLGLQGVLRLGRMKDEGIAAPEITSIMKRNSCGKSLDVARLARDMHGGNGISDEYGVIRHMLNLEVVNTYEGTHDIHALILGRAQTGIQAFS; this is translated from the coding sequence ATGAGTAAAGCTAGTTTTAATTGGGCAGATCCCCTACTCTTAGATACACAACTGACTGAGGATGAGCGCATGGTGCGCGATGCCGCTGCAGAATATGCTCAGGGTCGCTTAATGCCCCGCATTCACGATGCATTTCGCAATGAAACTACCGACCCCGCCATCTTTCGCGAGATGGGTGAATTAGGCCTTTTAGGCATCACCATTCCCGAAGAATACGGTGGCGCAAACCTCAATTACGTTTCTTATGGGTTAATTGCCCGAGAAATTGAGCGCGTAGACTCTGGTTACCGATCCATGCTGAGTGTTCAATCCTCTCTCGTGATGGTTCCCATTAATGAATTTGGTAGTGAAGCCCAAAAACAGAAATACCTTCCTAAGCTGGCAACCGGCGAATGGATTGGCTGTTTTGGATTGACCGAGCCAAACTATGGTTCAGATGCGGGTGGCATGATCACTAGAGCTAAAAAAGTACCAGGTGGCTTTTCTTTAACTGGTTCGAAGATGTGGATTTCTAATTCCCCAATCGCAGACGTCTTTGTCGTGTGGGCTAAAAATGATGAGGGCTTGATCAGAGGCTTTATTTTAGAAAAAGGCATGAAGGGCTTATCTGCACCCAAGATCAGCGGCAAGATGGGTCTCAGAGCTTCCATCACTGGTGAAATCGTCATGGATGAGGTGTTTGTACCCGCTGAAAATGAATTCCCTGAAATTACTGGCCTCAAAGGTCCGTTTACTTGCTTAAATTCGGCCCGTTACGGTATAGCCTGGGGTACGCTTGGTGCTGCTGAATGGTGCTGGTATGCCGCGCGCCAATATACGATGGATCGCAAGCAATTTGATCGCCCACTGGCTGCAAACCAACTCATCCAGAAGAAATTGGCTGATATGCAAACAGAAATCACACTCGGCCTTCAAGGCGTCTTGCGTTTAGGTCGCATGAAGGATGAAGGTATTGCTGCTCCTGAGATTACCTCGATTATGAAGCGCAACTCCTGTGGCAAGTCTCTAGATGTTGCGCGTCTTGCAAGAGATATGCACGGTGGAAATGGAATCTCGGATGAGTATGGCGTGATCCGTCACATGCTTAATCTTGAAGTTGTTAATACCTATGAAGGAACGCACGATATCCACGCCCTGATTTTGGGTCGTGCTCAAACTGGTATTCAGGCTTTTAGTTAA